gtgtagTAAATCAGGAGGTCTGTGGGATCAGACTAACAAATCTTGGGTGCAGCAGCAGATTCTAATTCTATTTGATTctaatcaaataaattatttccaaggGCAACTAATCTCAGCTCATTTTCCTTGAAGCTCTCTAGAGGCATCACATGCTGTACATGGAATTTTTTCCAATGCATTTGTATATTGtgcatttttagtaaaaaaaaaaaaaaagaaaaaggcataaaGGCTGCTTTAAGATTTTTATTGTCCTAAATTGTCAGTTTTACAGAAAGGtgtgcttttcttctgaaattgcAGTACCATTCAATAGATATTCTGAGCTAGCTTACTCCATTAAAGTTGAATATCTACGAAATAAAAAGAACAGGGCAACTGTGAAATAATTCTTGAAAAATAGTTATTCTGAGAAACTGAACAGAATATCTTACAGCTGAACTTTCCAATCTTACAGTGGATACGCATTATGGGACATTGGTAGATGCAAACACATGTTCTGTTAACCAGATAATGTTCTTGTTTGCTCCCACGAAGACttactatatatacacaccaaGTGACTGCcttaagaggaaaagaagggtcACGTAGTTCAGCGATCCCTTTACTACACAATTTCACCTACAGTAGCATCTTCTGCCTCTCACCGACCATTTAAAATGTAACACACAAATCCAGAAGGTGAAAATGTCTTAGTTTACCCATAGGTTCCAAAGACTGTGGTTTCTTGACCAAAGGTGTGTGGAAAGTTTCTGGAAACTTATCCAATCCTGAATTCTGCAATGTGTCAGTTGTGGAGCTGGTCGTTTTCTGGGAGTTTTGAGAATTGCCTTCACTATCTTCATTATAATTTAAATCTACACAATGAGATGTATCTGGAGCATCAGccactttttctttcccttcagctgTCTCCTGAAACATTAAATGAGGTTAGCACATGCACTGGGAGAAGCTAACCGGTTTTCTAATTAGTGTTCCAGTTCATTTCCCATTTAGTATAAATTAGATTCCAGATATTTACCATATAGTTACTCCTGAATTTCAATCATGAAAACCACAGGTGAAACAGATGCTAAATACTCAGAGATTTGCACAAAGCTTTTTAGAAGCAGAGGTAAATGGAGTTACAGGTGTTTTGGGAGTGATGTTTTAGTCAATTTAAAGTTGAAATGCATGGCTGGATATATCCAGGAaggaaaacctgtgaaaacaGTGCTAGCAGCTACATGTTTAAGCTCGCAATCAAATTTGATACTACTTCTGGGCAACATTTACAGTGCTTTCCTTTCAGTATCCTATGCTTATACATCTCTTAACTGAATACTGGGCACAGGAGCAGGAAGCGGCAGAGCAAGAGAAAGGGATATGCTTCCAGTATTCCCCATATGGAACTAGTGCTACAGTCAGCAGGCCTATGCTGAGCCATGCGAAGACAGAACCCAAGGAATTTCCAATTAGAGCACTTGTATGATGAGATTTGAGAAAGAAGCACAAACTTAGTACTTAATAAATTATCACCTTCAGATAACTTactgggtttatttttgtttcagagcGTAAACAGCGGATCATAGCATTGACATTTGTGATACAGGTTTTCCAGTCTTTTCCATGCTCACTCAAATCATAGTTTGGAAAGTTAGTTGCAAGAAATTCTGCATATAAAATGTAGAAAATTTTTTAAGTTTCATGACAAAAAGCGGTATTTAAAAGTAttctaatttagaaagaaagagagaaagctaaAAAATGCTTCACATTTACTGTTCTCCATTTAGAAGCTTTAGATTTCCATTAAAGAGAGAAGGTAAATACACGTTCTGAAGCTAAGCAGCACTATGAATTTAAGATGTGCAGTGATACTTTTTTGAGGTGTTGTGAATAATGCTTTTATTATCAAGCATTCTCTGGTAAAATTAGGGGAAAGGTGTGATTTATCatactaactttaaaaaacaaaacaaaaaaacaaccacaacaaaaaaaacccacaaaaaacagaCACAGGgtaatcgtagaatagtttgtgttggaagggacctttaaaggtcatctagtccaacccccctgccgtgggcagggacatctgcaactaggtcaggttgctcagagccccgtccaacctgaccttgaacggttccaggatggggcatctaccacctctctgggcaacctgttcagtgttccaccaccctcactgtgaaaaatttcttccttatatctagtctaaatctgccctcttttagtctaaaaccattccccttgtcctgtcgcaacaggccctgctaaaaagtttgtccccacctttcttataagccccctttaagtactgaaaggctgcaataaggtctccccaaagccttctcttctccaggccgagtaatcccaactctctcagcccttcttcaCAGGacaggcgttccacccccctgatcatttttgtggccctcctctggacccgctccaacaggtccctgtctttcttgtgctgagggctccagagctggacgcagcactgcaggtggggtctcaccagagcagagcagaggggcagaatcacctccctcgacctgctggccacgcttcttttgatgctgATGCTGCAACTACTTCACATGGCTTAAATAATCTCCCACCCTTTAAACAGGAAGGAGATGTATAGGTTCACACGTACGTGCGATGGGATCTGTGTAAATGGcttgacattttgaaaaaaaaaaagtgccctcCCCATCGTCACCATTTCTCAAACAAACAAGAGAAGTGAActtaagagaaagagaagagtatTTAAGAATCACCAGTTAACATGCGTCCCAAGTATACCGTGgccataaaaaaccccaaaccaaaccaaacaaccaaaaaaaccccacaaaacccatgccacacacaaacacaaaataaactgtAATGAAAAATTTAGAAACAGTCAGCATGACTGATGAACATGAAGTACACAAAAGTAGGAGAAATCAGAATTGTTTTATCCCcattgaagaaaaacaaacattgagAATTACAAAGGGggaatttcaaaaccaaaagacacAGCAGAGTGGAGCATGTCCACTACCACATTTATCAGATCACCAGTTGCTAGACAATGATTAgcagaaacatacagaaaaagacTCCTTGTAAGTTAAAAACTTTGTTAAGTATTAAAGAAGTAAATCTGTGCATTTTGAAAGGTAGCATACCTCTTATTGCAGCAATTTTGTTTGAATCCAATGTTCTGCGCCCTCGTGCACTCCCTCCCATAATGCTGCACAATAATGTTTCCTTGGGGAACAAGACACGAACTAAGTAGCGCGCTGCATACTTTGGTTTAGTCTTTTGTCGAGCTTTCATCAAATAGTTTCCGAGAACTTTTACATTTCTCACTGGGTCACCAACAAAttcttatgtaaaaaaaaaaatatttaaagaaaaaaaaaattttaaaaacccaagcaaattgttaaaaaaaaacacaacacttttTCAAACTCTTTCTCTTGACCTCTAAGGTACTCTCAGTATATGTTCTCTACTACAGCTAATTCTACTATGTATTATTTACCTTTGCTCTTACAGAAGCAGCTTTAAATTGGAATGGTAACAGAAATATCTTTTTGATTCATGTTAACCACCAATGTAACTAACTGAAATAATAACATCCAAGACAAAACATTAGACACATAGTAGTTCAAAATGTTCAGACTGGCCTATTTTACACACATACAGATACCATATGTTTTCAAGACAATTACCCAAGAAGAATGGCATATCCATACATAGTACTCCTAAATCATACGCTGTTCACAAACTTGCAGATAGCTATCTGAATATTTCACCTACTATTCGTGCAGCTCTTTTGTATGAACTTATTTTTTAGACCAAAAGCAACGAAAAACTCATAGTTCAGTCTTCCACATAACTCAGGACATTTATACTTTAGAAATACATTAGTTTTTAAAACAGGGTGCTATTTTATATGTGCTTGTTTATTATAACACAATGACCTATggaattcttcattttctgcagcgttagtattttgaaagaaacCAAACACTGGAGGATTTGAGGATAGAAAGGATTTTTCACTGATAAAATcctccacaaaaagaaaacaggtatttcCTTCACACAAATCAGGTAAATTGCTTTCTTAAATGCAACACGTATACAGATATACGCCTCGCTTAGCTTTACTGGCaatctcttttgtctttttaaacatATGCATAGCATGCATACATTACTTATGACATACACACAGGTTAAAAATAGTTTACATCAAGAGTatcaagggagaaaaagagggCCTAGTCTTAAAAGAACCCAAAGCACATACTGTAAATCAAAGGCTTGTGGTAGTCTGTACAACTGTATATACACTGCAGAGGTTTGTAAGTGATCCCTGGCATATTAAACATTCCTATGACCTGTGTTTCAAAAGTTCTAAACTGTATTCCATTATAGAAATGCTTGTAAGGCAGCCAGTTCTGCCCCTTTACTTTTGCTAAATAACGATAAAGATAGGCATTTTTTTTATACTAGCAGCAGTTTTTTAGCCTTTGTTTCTGAGTATTTATTACAAAGGAACTCACCAAAGCTAGGATTGATGGAGACTGAAGAAGATGGTAGTTCTTTACTAATGTTCACATTCCCAGATGCATTTCTGTAGTTCACCACCACAGCATTATTTCCCGAACTGGTCTCAGATGGTGCTGGCATCGATGACGATGCCACTGGTGAAGATGCAACGTTGACACTACTTTCCACAACGCTGGCTATAAGATTTGATCGTGGAGAAAGGTCAGGCATCCTGTTAGCTGCTGTGTACGATGAATGCAATGAATGTGTAGAAACTATAGTGGGGAGTGGTGGGCTCTGCCTACGAACAGGCTGCTGCGATTCAAGCTGAAGACTCTGTTGAACATGTTTTATTGTGGAATTGACCTGAACGTGGCCATTTTGTAAAGCAACTCTTTTGACTGGGCTATGCCTTCCCTGGCCTGGTGAAGGGAGATGAAGACTTGATTCCCTTTCCATGGATTTTTGTACTCTTATTTTTCCTTGAGGCAAATGACTGGAACTTCTGTATGTAAATCCAACCGGTTTCTGCAAATGtgattcagaaaacaaaaggttaAATTAGACATATctggtcatttttttcttttgcaaaccaCGAAGACGAGATTTTAGTAATTATGCTATTGGCAACAGACTGTCCATTGAAGTAGTCATTGTCATGAAGTCAGTGCTATTACTTTTTAGTCTTCCCTCTACTTTCTTTTATTCTCACTTCTAGTTCCAACACTAAGAGTTTATCTGGTCAGCTTCAACGTTTCTCAAGTTTTTTCCACCTGGGGTGCTGGCACAATTGCTTTCTAAAAAGCCAGAGAAACATTTAATAACAAAGGCAGCTTTGTAAATGTTCTTAAAAAAGCTCTATAAAAAAAGAAtaggcaaaataaaatttaaaatttgtcaGCCATTGACCCAGTCTGCTGAATTTTCAAGGGATGTCTCCACTGCCATGTTAGCTtccttttaaacaagaaaaaaaacaatttacttTCTCTCCTGGCTGCCTCTTGATTCTTTACTTGCTAGCTGGAAACACTAAACATTCGGATTTCTTCTACAACGGAAGATTCCAACGAGAAATTAGACAGACAAACTAAGAGATGGGCTATGCTTTCCACCACTTGGAGTACTTTTATTAAGAAACATATGCTTTCCACCACTTGGAGTACTTTTATTAAGAAACATATGCACCTTAAAACATGCGTTCTAGTTCAAAATACGAGTCAGGAGCTGAtatgtgggtttgtttttttgtttcttctgttttggtttttgcggattttcttgggttttttttgtttacagaaatCTGATTATATTCCACCCTGGTAACCTTTAAAAATCTATGACTGGAAGAAAGGCTTATGTGCCTGAAAgtttgcccatttctccagctatTGGAGttgatctaataaaaaaaaatagtaccttTACCACTAACCTTTCCTTGTTTATATTCTTAGCCCATCACTGATACTACAATGGTACAGCTATAAAAAATCTACAGCATTCCTGATGGTTTTAAAGATAAAGTGCTAGCAGAACCTAAGAAAATGGTTGGCAGGTTGCATTTGCTGGCTTCCCCCTTACACCTTATAGCGATaaatgccttcaaaaaaaaaagaagaggagtaCAGGTCACTTTTAATCTGACATTAAAGCTGCTGCCATCCCACATGATCAGAGGGGAGGGTAAGAGCACAGAGGTCATAGGGTCCAAGCGTACCTGAAAAGAGCAGTTTGTTCCCTGAATCTCCTATTTTTGGATCCGTGGGCCGTACAAGCTTGGAGTTGTCAACAAAAACGCATTCCTAATTAAAACCTAGTATCCTACTGATAACTGACATGCATGAGAATGTCATCGCTTTTACCCACCCTTAAAGCAAATGGCCTTACTGATGTCTTGACATCTCCTGACAGCAGGATCACCTCTGCCACATTAAAAGCTTTGCAGTATTGTTGACAAAGAAAGGTCAGTATGGATTTTATGACCTCCTTCAAAAATCATctgttatgttttccttttaaagagcATTGTTACAAGTACTAATATCCTGTCTCCTTAGTTAACAGTGGATTGAACATACAGGAACAAAATGGATAGTGTGTACTCAATATCAAACCTacttaaaaattttgaaaaaaggtgttttattaaaaaaaaatacaattctatACCATAATGGATATAGACATACTTTTGAGATCTAAAAATCAGTTATGACGACACACTGATGAGATCTAAAAATCAGTTAGTTAATTGAACCAGCCTGTGTGAGTGATGCATAAACTCTCTTCTAACTGCAGAAACCAATGAGACAGTACACCACATCTCATAAAGCGGCAACACCAATATACCCAAGTTTAAGATGTAACCTACACAATTCATTTCTGTTCATTCCAATACAAATAGAATTTTACAGCATCTGTCACAGTATCCTGAATTTGATGGGGGCCACTGGCCATTCTGTGACCACTGGTCAATAACAACACAGCAGACTGAAGCTGGAGTATAGTAAGAAATCTAGAATAATTTAATTGAAATGGATTTTAAGTCTACTACTTTGCTACTAATTTTAATCTTGGTGaaaggagaggatttttttttttaaataagcatcaGCAAAGTGAGAGaattaaaggaagaataaatgtCTTATGTCTTTAATACTCACAGGTTTGAGCAACAGTGGCTTTACTCGAGTATGCTGCATTTCTGAGACCCTCCGATGAAGCAGATCAAATTTTTTATCCAATTTCTGAATGGCATCATACATGGCCTGACAACAAATGTAAGAGTGAAAACAGTATTGTATCACAAGAACCCAATTTAAATCTGAAGAAATCAAGAAAGTTCAATTAAGGGCAAAACTCCCTCCCTAAAACTGGGTAAGATCTGTAGATAATAGATACGTTCTGTAAGCATATTAAAGATCAACTTggatacaaaatacaaataacaatGGTAAATATCACAGTAAAAAGAATTCTCAGAGAAGCTTACTCTTGCAACTTTAATATGGCTGGCACTTAAAGGTTGTTCTTCCTGCTTCcagcagatgttttatttttacctATGTGGTCCATTTTGTTTTACGTTGAAAAGCTACTGACAAGCTCTAAGGTAAGTTAGGTATTATGATACGCTACTTTAAGTCATAATAGTTTCCAAGTACACAGGTAAAAGGCTTATAGGCAGCCTTTGAAATATTGATTTCCATATCACCAAtgggaaatatatttagaaaaatactaTCTGTAAAGTAAAAGTCCCAACTGGAATTGAAtgtggccagggatgtcaaaaacaacaagaagggcttctgtaagtacatcggtgacaaaaggaaggctagggaaaatgtgggcccactgctgatTGAGACGGGGGACCTGGTGACATAGGACACGGAAAAGGCTGAGGCACTTTTCAACtgctttgcctcagcctttactagcaagactggccttcaggaatcccagctCCCAGAGACCAGGGGCAAAGGCTGGAGCAACAAATACACACAGGGTGGAAGAGGATCTGGACAGGGAATACGTAAGCAAACTAGACATACGTTAAGTCCAAGGTGcgcccacaagtgctgagggagctggcagatgacattgcaaggccactcttgataaCCTTTGATTGATCAAGGGGAATGGGAGAAGTGCCCAAAGATTGGATGAAAGCAGATGTCACTCCTATCTTGAAGAAGGGCAAGGagaaggacccagggaactacaggccagtcagcctcacctccatccct
This genomic interval from Calonectris borealis chromosome 1, bCalBor7.hap1.2, whole genome shotgun sequence contains the following:
- the BEND2 gene encoding BEN domain-containing protein 2 isoform X2 — translated: MSMEQNSEVNSGVHHVAQLAYGSEGLSVLAERVASQMSHSASMQRGNGHSPEKMDFVFSHNKRKRLAPTLVGQNVMRTREGEYEDNDGVIYEYEPDYECGSVVSEASYTEASYAGDQQKTLMEVLSYCQAMYDAIQKLDKKFDLLHRRVSEMQHTRVKPLLLKPKPVGFTYRSSSHLPQGKIRVQKSMERESSLHLPSPGQGRHSPVKRVALQNGHVQVNSTIKHVQQSLQLESQQPVRRQSPPLPTIVSTHSLHSSYTAANRMPDLSPRSNLIASVVESSVNVASSPVASSSMPAPSETSSGNNAVVVNYRNASGNVNISKELPSSSVSINPSFEFVGDPVRNVKVLGNYLMKARQKTKPKYAARYLVRVLFPKETLLCSIMGGSARGRRTLDSNKIAAIREFLATNFPNYDLSEHGKDWKTCITNVNAMIRCLRSETKINPETAEGKEKVADAPDTSHCVDLNYNEDSEGNSQNSQKTTSSTTDTLQNSGLDKFPETFHTPLVKKPQSLEPMELLGSPWRNVQLPFSVIYVAKGKSRPELSARYLIRHMFTEDVLVKSNVYGNLERGMSPLDCNRINALRDFLQENYPSFDLKETGYDWKACVAAINSTIRSLRHDHKKATVGIRRKVLAVPSSAKSPPQSPTSVKPFESDTINLTD
- the BEND2 gene encoding BEN domain-containing protein 2 isoform X1, yielding MSAEDYVSVNVEDDVEAVIIDHGENGRSTQSCMSMEQNSEVNSGVHHVAQLAYGSEGLSVLAERVASQMSHSASMQRGNGHSPEKMDFVFSHNKRKRLAPTLVGQNVMRTREGEYEDNDGVIYEYEPDYECGSVVSEASYTEASYAGDQQKTLMEVLSYCQAMYDAIQKLDKKFDLLHRRVSEMQHTRVKPLLLKPKPVGFTYRSSSHLPQGKIRVQKSMERESSLHLPSPGQGRHSPVKRVALQNGHVQVNSTIKHVQQSLQLESQQPVRRQSPPLPTIVSTHSLHSSYTAANRMPDLSPRSNLIASVVESSVNVASSPVASSSMPAPSETSSGNNAVVVNYRNASGNVNISKELPSSSVSINPSFEFVGDPVRNVKVLGNYLMKARQKTKPKYAARYLVRVLFPKETLLCSIMGGSARGRRTLDSNKIAAIREFLATNFPNYDLSEHGKDWKTCITNVNAMIRCLRSETKINPETAEGKEKVADAPDTSHCVDLNYNEDSEGNSQNSQKTTSSTTDTLQNSGLDKFPETFHTPLVKKPQSLEPMELLGSPWRNVQLPFSVIYVAKGKSRPELSARYLIRHMFTEDVLVKSNVYGNLERGMSPLDCNRINALRDFLQENYPSFDLKETGYDWKACVAAINSTIRSLRHDHKKATVGIRRKVLAVPSSAKSPPQSPTSVKPFESDTINLTD
- the BEND2 gene encoding BEN domain-containing protein 2 isoform X3; its protein translation is MSAEDYVSVNVEDDVEAVIIDHGENGRSTQSCMSMEQNSEVNSGVHHVAQLAYGSEGLSVLAERVASQMSHSASMQRGNGHSPEKMDFVFSHNKRKRLAPTLVGQNVMRTREGEYEDNDGVIYEYEPDYECGSVVSEASYTEASYAGDQQKTLMEVLSYCQAMYDAIQKLDKKFDLLHRRVSEMQHTRVKPLLLKPKPVGFTYRSSSHLPQGKIRVQKSMERESSLHLPSPGQGRHSPVKRVALQNGHVQVNSTIKHVQQSLQLESQQPVRRQSPPLPTIVSTHSLHSSYTAANRMPDLSPRSNLIASVVESSVNVASSPVASSSMPAPSETSSGNNAVVVNYRNASGNVNISKELPSSSVSINPSFEFVGDPVRNVKVLGNYLMKARQKTKPKYAARYLVRVLFPKETLLCSIMGGSARGRRTLDSNKIAAIREFLATNFPNYDLSEHGKDWKTCITNVNAMIRCLRSETKINPETAEGKEKVADAPDTSHCVDLNYNEDSEGNSQNSQKTTSSTTDTLQNSGLDKFPETFHTPLVKKPQSLEPMELLGSPWRNVQLPFSVIYVAKGKSRPELSARYLIRHMFTEDVLVKSNVYGNLERGMSPLDCNRINALRGISASSGTS